One region of Aminobacterium colombiense DSM 12261 genomic DNA includes:
- the aspS gene encoding aspartate--tRNA ligase, translating into MSRSEHFDVSWKRTVRCGELSLDQEDNKVVLNGWVRRRRDLGGLIFIELWDYTGVTQVVINPELVPEVHERAKSLRSEFVISVHGKVRKRPEGTVNLSMKTGEIEVVAEDFMLLSPAAPLPFEVSDATNKVDENLRLRYRYLDLRRDKMQRNLRIRNQIIRFTRDFLARYDFVDIETPMLTKSTPEGARDYLVPSRVNPGTFYALPQSPQIFKQILMVSGFDRYYQIVKCFRDEDLRADRQPEFTQIDMEMSFITEEDIYALVEEFMAGLFREIAQVDIPTPFRKMDYWEAMDRFGSDKPDLRIPFEIHDVAYIFKESDFAPFKDLLAKGGYVRGLPLPGGASLSRKEVSLVEEKAKKLGASGLACFQFKEGCLKGPLVKFLSEEQRQRLVEKAALHEGDAFFVLGDLNRSVASQILGQLRLDLAKEHNLMDRDKWEFLWVVHFPLFERDEEENRWVAVHHPFTSPVIEDLPFLDSEPQKVRSRAYDCVLNGNEIGGGSIRIHDPEIQEKVFQCLAFSREEARKRFGFLLDALSSGTPPHGGIAFGVDRLVMLLCGASSIRDVMAFPKTQKAQCLMSGAPSFVSQEQLDELHIDSLAEEDQE; encoded by the coding sequence ATGAGCAGGTCGGAACATTTTGATGTATCCTGGAAACGTACTGTACGGTGTGGAGAACTTTCTCTTGATCAAGAAGACAATAAAGTTGTTTTGAATGGATGGGTTCGCCGTCGCAGAGACCTCGGAGGACTTATCTTCATAGAGCTTTGGGATTATACAGGAGTTACACAAGTTGTGATCAATCCTGAGCTTGTTCCCGAAGTGCATGAACGAGCGAAGTCTTTGCGGAGCGAATTTGTTATTTCGGTTCACGGTAAGGTTCGGAAACGACCAGAAGGAACAGTAAATCTCTCTATGAAGACAGGCGAAATAGAAGTTGTAGCTGAGGACTTTATGTTGCTTTCCCCAGCAGCTCCTTTGCCTTTTGAAGTTTCCGATGCTACCAATAAAGTGGATGAAAATTTAAGGTTGCGCTATCGTTATCTCGATTTGAGACGGGATAAAATGCAGCGCAATCTCCGAATTCGTAACCAGATAATCAGATTTACCCGTGATTTTCTTGCCCGTTACGATTTTGTCGATATAGAGACCCCCATGTTGACAAAATCTACACCGGAAGGAGCCAGAGACTATCTTGTTCCGAGCCGTGTAAACCCTGGCACTTTCTACGCTTTGCCTCAGTCGCCGCAAATCTTTAAACAAATTCTGATGGTCAGTGGTTTTGATCGGTATTACCAGATAGTGAAATGCTTTAGAGATGAAGACCTCCGTGCTGACAGGCAGCCGGAATTTACTCAGATTGATATGGAAATGAGCTTTATCACAGAGGAAGATATTTATGCCCTGGTTGAGGAGTTTATGGCTGGTCTCTTTAGGGAGATAGCTCAAGTTGACATTCCTACTCCTTTTAGAAAAATGGACTATTGGGAAGCTATGGATCGTTTTGGCAGTGACAAACCAGATTTGCGCATCCCTTTTGAAATACATGATGTCGCTTATATCTTTAAAGAAAGTGACTTTGCACCATTTAAGGATCTTTTAGCCAAAGGCGGGTACGTAAGGGGCTTGCCCTTGCCCGGTGGCGCATCCCTTTCTCGGAAGGAAGTTTCACTTGTTGAGGAAAAGGCAAAAAAACTTGGCGCAAGCGGACTTGCGTGCTTCCAGTTTAAAGAGGGTTGTCTGAAAGGCCCTCTTGTAAAGTTTCTTTCAGAGGAACAGCGGCAGCGCCTTGTAGAGAAGGCCGCGTTGCATGAGGGTGATGCATTTTTTGTATTAGGCGACCTGAACCGATCTGTAGCAAGCCAAATACTGGGACAGCTTCGCCTGGATCTCGCAAAAGAACATAATCTTATGGATAGGGATAAATGGGAATTCCTTTGGGTTGTACATTTTCCTCTTTTCGAGAGAGATGAAGAAGAAAATAGATGGGTTGCAGTGCATCACCCATTTACGTCTCCTGTAATTGAAGACCTTCCTTTTCTTGATAGCGAGCCTCAAAAGGTCAGGTCACGAGCCTACGACTGTGTTCTTAACGGGAATGAAATAGGAGGAGGGTCTATCAGAATACATGATCCTGAAATACAGGAAAAGGTGTTTCAATGCCTGGCATTTAGCAGAGAAGAAGCCAGAAAACGTTTTGGTTTCCTTCTCGATGCCTTGAGCTCAGGTACGCCGCCTCATGGCGGCATTGCCTTTGGTGTGGACCGCCTTGTAATGCTTCTTTGCGGAGCCTCATCTATTCGCGATGTAATGGCATTTCCCAAAACCCAGAAGGCCCAGTGCTTAATGTCTGGAGCTCCTTCTTTTGTAAGTCAGGAGCAGCTGGACGAACTCCATATCGATAGTCTGGCCGAAGAAGACCAGGAATAG